In a genomic window of Arachnia rubra:
- the greA gene encoding transcription elongation factor GreA, which yields MSETNSETVWLTQEAYDKLEAELTQLKTVGRPEVTARIAAAREEGDLSENGGYHAAREEQGQMEGRIRQLEHLLRRAQVGEAQGDPDEVSPGRIVTVAFFGDDDDTDTFLLGSREILGTDASIDQAVSPQSPLGAAVLGHRVGDEVSYAAPNGRTISVTIKKVTS from the coding sequence ATGTCCGAAACCAATTCCGAAACGGTGTGGCTCACACAGGAGGCTTACGACAAGCTGGAGGCCGAGCTCACCCAGCTCAAGACCGTGGGCCGCCCTGAGGTGACAGCTAGGATCGCCGCCGCCCGCGAGGAAGGTGACCTCTCCGAGAACGGTGGTTATCACGCCGCTCGTGAGGAGCAGGGACAGATGGAGGGGCGCATCCGGCAGCTGGAGCATCTGCTGCGGCGTGCCCAGGTGGGCGAGGCCCAGGGCGATCCCGACGAGGTCAGCCCCGGCCGCATCGTCACCGTCGCCTTCTTCGGCGACGATGACGACACCGACACCTTCCTGCTCGGGTCGAGGGAGATCCTCGGCACCGACGCCTCAATCGACCAGGCCGTCTCCCCACAGTCCCCGCTGGGAGCTGCTGTGCTCGGGCACCGCGTAGGCGACGAGGTCAGCTACGCGGCACCCAATGGCCGCACCATCTCGGTGACCATCAAGAAGGTCACCTCCTAA
- the mca gene encoding mycothiol conjugate amidase Mca — protein sequence MSSMTSYPKGPLRLLHVHAHPDDESSKGAATTAKYVAEGVEVMVATCTGGERGDILNPALAGDPEIMADLPRIRAAEMARAGEILGIKQVWLGFTDSGLPEGDPLPPLPEGCFALQDVAEAAGRLVKVIRDFRPHVVTTYDERGGYPHPDHVQCHRITVEAFKAAADPSLWPKHGPAWQAAKLYYHMSFHRRRFAALEALMHEQGLSPTTPAPTNDEDPFSDGRLTTFVNCAQYFGVRDEALRAHATQIDPNGPWFAVPLAIQQAGWPTEDYQLVISKVPTMIPEDDLFTGLRDVPLVPEFVI from the coding sequence ATGTCTTCCATGACCTCGTACCCCAAGGGCCCATTGCGCCTCTTGCACGTGCACGCCCATCCCGACGACGAGTCGAGCAAGGGCGCCGCCACCACCGCCAAGTATGTGGCTGAAGGCGTCGAGGTCATGGTCGCGACCTGTACCGGCGGCGAACGCGGCGACATCCTGAACCCGGCCCTGGCCGGCGACCCCGAGATCATGGCCGATCTTCCCAGGATACGGGCCGCCGAGATGGCCCGCGCCGGCGAGATCCTGGGCATCAAGCAGGTATGGCTCGGATTCACCGATTCCGGCCTACCCGAGGGCGATCCCCTACCGCCGCTTCCCGAGGGCTGCTTCGCGCTGCAGGACGTCGCCGAGGCAGCCGGACGGCTGGTCAAGGTGATCCGCGACTTCCGCCCGCATGTCGTCACCACCTACGACGAACGCGGCGGATACCCACACCCCGACCATGTCCAGTGCCACCGGATCACCGTAGAGGCCTTCAAGGCGGCGGCCGATCCATCGCTGTGGCCTAAGCACGGTCCGGCCTGGCAGGCCGCGAAGCTCTATTACCACATGAGCTTCCACCGGCGCCGGTTCGCGGCGTTGGAAGCGCTGATGCACGAACAGGGTCTCTCCCCCACGACACCAGCCCCAACCAACGACGAGGACCCCTTCTCGGACGGCCGCCTGACCACCTTCGTCAACTGCGCCCAGTACTTCGGAGTGCGCGACGAGGCCCTACGGGCACACGCCACGCAGATCGACCCCAACGGTCCATGGTTCGCCGTGCCGCTGGCCATCCAGCAGGCAGGCTGGCCAACCGAGGACTACCAGCTGGTGATCTCGAAGGTGCCGACGATGATCCCAGAAGACGACCTGTTCACCGGTCTGAGGGATGTGCCCCTGGTACCGGAGTTCGTTATCTGA
- a CDS encoding DUF2089 domain-containing protein — MTSALYHAPAECPVCGDDLIIIRKGCMHCGSELAGEFASSPYDRLDTAEHELLRVFLTSRGNLREVEKHLQVSYPTARARFDALLVKLGMNPEAQPAEPSPESPTDQDTPPGEDAPAGQDNQDNNTTTATPQEQILARVAAGEISTEVAAQLIAGLG, encoded by the coding sequence ATGACCTCCGCCCTGTACCACGCGCCCGCCGAGTGCCCCGTCTGTGGGGACGACCTGATCATCATCCGCAAAGGCTGCATGCACTGCGGGTCGGAGCTTGCGGGCGAGTTCGCATCCTCACCATACGATCGTCTTGATACTGCCGAGCATGAGCTGCTGCGCGTATTCCTGACCTCCCGCGGGAACCTGCGTGAGGTGGAGAAGCACCTCCAGGTGTCATACCCGACGGCCCGCGCCCGCTTCGACGCGCTGCTGGTCAAACTGGGAATGAACCCCGAGGCCCAGCCTGCTGAGCCCTCTCCTGAAAGCCCCACCGACCAGGACACCCCTCCGGGAGAGGATGCCCCCGCCGGGCAAGATAACCAAGACAACAACACGACAACCGCCACCCCGCAGGAGCAGATCCTGGCGCGAGTGGCGGCTGGTGAGATCAGTACCGAGGTTGCGGCTCAACTGATCGCAGGACTGGGCTGA
- a CDS encoding glycoside hydrolase family 16 protein, with protein MCMQSLLDDSLAEIQRYRTYGGWSVQRPEHGTLGRFDPAMTRLLPDGRTFALTLRLDRAAYQLYREAGVPHDQALHNSLLCGSWAGLHNAPGLGTWEMELRAPASDRVELVAMLWPEDDQEWPLGEINFVEGRVGTGSTMTNLHWPDPATGQPAHDPEDIAIDVTKWHRYRIEITTTGVRWLVDGRLRRELVTDHAPHDVPMHFVVQCGVNPAIRDDWHDNLEWGQAILFRPLTAPKAPL; from the coding sequence ATGTGCATGCAATCGCTTCTTGATGACTCACTTGCGGAAATCCAGCGGTACCGCACCTACGGTGGATGGAGTGTGCAACGCCCTGAGCATGGCACGCTCGGCCGCTTCGACCCGGCGATGACCCGGCTGCTGCCTGACGGCAGGACCTTCGCCCTCACTCTGCGGCTCGACCGCGCCGCTTACCAGCTCTACCGGGAGGCCGGGGTGCCACACGACCAGGCCCTCCACAACTCGCTGCTGTGCGGGTCGTGGGCTGGGCTGCACAACGCCCCCGGCCTCGGGACGTGGGAGATGGAGTTGCGCGCCCCAGCGTCCGACCGGGTGGAGCTCGTCGCCATGCTCTGGCCCGAGGACGACCAGGAGTGGCCACTCGGCGAGATCAACTTCGTCGAGGGGCGGGTGGGCACCGGATCAACCATGACCAATCTGCACTGGCCCGACCCAGCCACCGGCCAGCCCGCCCACGACCCAGAGGACATCGCCATAGACGTGACAAAGTGGCACCGCTACCGCATCGAGATCACCACCACCGGGGTGCGGTGGCTGGTGGATGGAAGGCTGCGCCGAGAGCTCGTCACCGACCACGCCCCGCACGACGTACCTATGCACTTCGTCGTCCAGTGCGGAGTCAACCCCGCGATCCGTGACGACTGGCATGACAACCTCGAATGGGGGCAGGCCATCCTCTTCCGGCCACTCACCGCTCCCAAAGCACCCCTCTGA
- a CDS encoding rhomboid family intramembrane serine protease, whose product MSTQTFADRRSLEGFKPGLVVVGGLLALMWVLEIIDSASFHALDQFGIVARQLGSIPHVLTAPWLHSGYPHLISNSVPFLILGLLTWLAGPGRWLAVTLTSIATSGLVVWLIASPHTITLGASGLVFGYLAYLLVRGFFTHNIWEIVLSVAVFFFYGSTLLGILPTDPGVSWQGHLGGAIGGVLAAKFLHSKDPAVRRVV is encoded by the coding sequence ATGAGCACCCAGACTTTTGCCGATCGTCGTTCCCTCGAAGGCTTCAAGCCTGGACTCGTGGTCGTCGGCGGGCTGCTCGCCCTCATGTGGGTGCTGGAGATCATCGACAGCGCGTCGTTCCACGCCCTCGACCAGTTCGGGATCGTTGCCCGCCAGCTTGGATCGATACCGCACGTCCTCACCGCGCCTTGGCTCCACTCCGGCTATCCACACCTGATCAGCAACTCGGTGCCGTTCCTGATCCTTGGCCTGCTCACGTGGCTGGCAGGGCCGGGACGCTGGCTTGCGGTCACGCTCACCAGCATTGCGACCTCGGGCCTGGTCGTGTGGCTGATTGCCTCGCCCCACACCATCACGCTGGGTGCCTCGGGCCTGGTGTTCGGGTATCTCGCCTACCTGCTGGTGCGTGGTTTCTTCACGCACAACATCTGGGAGATTGTGCTGTCAGTTGCGGTGTTCTTCTTCTACGGCTCCACCCTGCTGGGTATCCTGCCCACCGACCCAGGGGTGTCCTGGCAAGGGCATCTGGGCGGTGCCATCGGCGGCGTGCTGGCAGCCAAATTCCTTCACAGCAAGGATCCCGCGGTCAGACGAGTCGTGTGA